In one window of Nocardia brasiliensis DNA:
- a CDS encoding acyl-CoA dehydrogenase family protein: MVTVEELFAIDSLLSDDEREIRDTVAAFAAQRLRPHIADWFEAGTFPAREIAPELGKVGLLGMHLDGYGCAGMSATMYGLACQELEAVDSGVRSMVSVQGSLAMTAIHKYGSEEQKQQWLPEMAAGRAIGCFGLTEPDFGSNPAGMRTRAKRDGTDWVLNGSKMWITNGSVADVAVVWAQTEDEGKQVIRGFLVPAGTPGFTAREMHRKLSLRASVTAELDLDDVRLPAEAVLPESRGLAAPLACLSEARFGIIFGALGAARDCLAATIDYARTREVFDKPLAAYQLTQAKLADMALEFGKGQLLALHLGRLKDRGTVTPQQVSAGKLNSTREAIAIARECRTILGANGITLDYPVLRHANNLESVLTYEGTAEVHQLVLGRALTDANAFR; the protein is encoded by the coding sequence ATGGTCACTGTGGAAGAACTGTTCGCGATCGATTCCCTCCTCTCCGACGACGAGCGCGAGATCCGCGACACCGTCGCCGCCTTCGCCGCACAACGGCTGCGCCCGCACATCGCGGACTGGTTCGAGGCGGGCACCTTCCCGGCCCGCGAGATCGCCCCCGAACTGGGCAAGGTGGGTCTGCTCGGCATGCACCTCGACGGCTACGGCTGCGCGGGCATGTCGGCCACCATGTACGGACTCGCCTGCCAGGAGCTGGAGGCGGTCGACTCGGGCGTGCGCAGCATGGTGTCGGTGCAGGGGTCGCTCGCGATGACCGCGATCCACAAGTACGGCTCCGAGGAGCAGAAGCAGCAGTGGCTGCCCGAGATGGCGGCGGGCCGCGCGATCGGTTGCTTCGGGCTCACCGAGCCGGATTTCGGCTCCAACCCCGCCGGCATGCGGACCAGGGCCAAGCGCGACGGCACCGACTGGGTGCTGAACGGGTCGAAGATGTGGATCACCAACGGCTCGGTGGCCGATGTCGCGGTGGTGTGGGCGCAGACCGAGGACGAGGGCAAGCAGGTGATCCGCGGCTTCCTGGTGCCCGCGGGCACCCCGGGATTCACCGCCCGTGAGATGCACCGCAAGCTGTCGCTGCGCGCTTCGGTGACCGCCGAGCTCGATCTCGACGACGTCCGCCTGCCCGCCGAGGCCGTGCTGCCGGAGTCGCGCGGGCTGGCCGCGCCGCTGGCCTGCCTGAGCGAGGCGCGCTTCGGGATCATCTTCGGCGCGCTCGGCGCCGCGCGCGACTGCCTGGCCGCGACCATCGACTACGCCCGCACCCGTGAGGTATTCGACAAGCCGCTGGCCGCCTACCAGCTGACCCAGGCCAAGCTCGCGGACATGGCCCTCGAGTTCGGCAAGGGCCAGCTGCTCGCCCTGCACCTCGGCCGGCTGAAGGACCGCGGCACGGTGACCCCGCAGCAGGTGAGCGCGGGCAAGTTGAACAGCACCCGCGAGGCCATCGCGATCGCCCGCGAGTGCCGGACCATTCTCGGCGCCAACGGCATCACGCTGGACTATCCGGTGCTGCGGCACGCGAACAACCTCGAGTCGGTGCTCACCTACGAGGGCACGGCCGAGGTGCATCAGCTGGTGCTCGGGCGCGCCCTCACCGACGCGAATGCCTTTCGCTGA
- a CDS encoding DUF6401 family natural product biosynthesis protein, producing the protein MFLLGPALLEVSARKILNRLHKTHGVPALAAAAQLPALSAALDQHAAAVRDILEWGVEDAAKVPAPVLLAGYARGLLDQVREAATGAEGTGLTGAAPGDLGSWASADWLQLRLAGVCLHAARTTA; encoded by the coding sequence ATGTTCCTGCTCGGCCCCGCGTTGCTCGAAGTGTCGGCGCGCAAGATATTGAACCGCCTGCACAAGACGCACGGGGTACCGGCGCTGGCTGCCGCGGCACAGTTGCCCGCGCTCTCGGCGGCACTCGACCAGCACGCCGCGGCCGTGCGCGACATTCTCGAATGGGGTGTCGAGGACGCCGCCAAGGTGCCTGCGCCGGTGCTGCTCGCGGGTTACGCGCGCGGGCTCCTCGATCAGGTCCGCGAGGCCGCGACCGGCGCGGAAGGGACCGGGCTCACCGGCGCCGCGCCGGGCGATCTCGGCAGTTGGGCCAGCGCGGACTGGCTGCAACTACGCCTGGCCGGGGTCTGCCTGCACGCGGCGCGCACCACCGCCTGA
- a CDS encoding mechanosensitive ion channel family protein → MYTSSLAIDFQQGFSDAWSSVATFVPKLAGFLVILLIGWIVAKLVSTIVDKVLDRVGFDRLVERGGLRQMMARSRYDASDLLAKLAYYAILLIALQLGFGVFGPNPVSDLLDGIVSWLPKAAVAIIIVVVAGAIAAAVRDLVGNMLGGLSYGAMIGRVAAVFIWGVGIVAALNQIGVAMSVTMPILITVLATIGGILVVGVGGGMVRPMQQRWENWLSGLEEEMPAVKGHAEAYSRGREDASREQLWMDQQAARGQQGQQWDEGAMQGGGYQQGGGSYQRSGEYMGYREPGIDR, encoded by the coding sequence ATGTACACCTCCAGTTTGGCTATCGATTTCCAGCAGGGCTTCTCCGACGCATGGAGTTCCGTCGCCACGTTCGTCCCCAAACTGGCCGGATTCCTCGTCATCCTGCTCATCGGCTGGATCGTCGCGAAGCTCGTGTCGACCATCGTGGACAAGGTGCTGGACCGGGTCGGCTTCGACCGCCTGGTCGAGCGCGGCGGGCTGCGGCAGATGATGGCGCGCAGTCGCTATGACGCCTCGGACCTGCTGGCGAAGCTGGCCTACTACGCGATCCTGCTGATCGCGCTGCAACTCGGCTTCGGCGTGTTCGGGCCGAACCCGGTCAGTGACCTGCTCGACGGCATCGTCTCCTGGCTGCCGAAGGCCGCCGTCGCGATCATCATCGTGGTGGTCGCGGGCGCGATCGCCGCCGCCGTGCGCGACCTGGTGGGCAACATGCTCGGCGGCCTCTCCTACGGCGCGATGATCGGCCGCGTCGCGGCCGTGTTCATCTGGGGCGTCGGCATCGTGGCCGCGTTGAACCAGATCGGGGTGGCCATGTCGGTCACCATGCCGATCCTGATCACGGTGCTCGCCACCATCGGCGGCATCCTGGTGGTCGGTGTCGGCGGCGGGATGGTCCGCCCGATGCAGCAGCGCTGGGAGAACTGGCTGAGCGGGCTGGAAGAGGAGATGCCCGCGGTCAAGGGGCACGCCGAGGCGTACTCGCGGGGCCGTGAGGACGCCTCGCGGGAGCAGCTGTGGATGGATCAGCAGGCGGCTCGCGGCCAGCAGGGCCAGCAGTGGGACGAGGGCGCGATGCAGGGCGGCGGATACCAGCAGGGCGGTGGTTCCTACCAGCGTTCGGGCGAGTACATGGGTTACCGCGAACCGGGCATCGATCGCTGA
- a CDS encoding AbrB family transcriptional regulator produces the protein MTRRQVIGWVALLASVLVGAHLLDRVHFPAPQMILAILVGGALALTGNLPTPLPRTLTIGVQGMLGVLMGSYLEISLLSSIGLALFPVLAVTVATLVISLLVAVVFARVAHVELPTATLGLLAGGSAAVVSCADDMDADPRQVAFMQYLRVALVAVSAPALGALLNNNAGGLSTTHATLGAAVTNPDLPSWMIVGRGDQVAGLSIAIMLCIVGTKLGRRVHLPSPALIGPMVLTAVLTAVGVSHGYAPTNLFKDLLFVLIGFEVGTRFTKSVVTEMARMIPGMTVTIVALSAIVAGLAFAVATFVDLELSDIYLATTPGGINAVLATAESMDANLPLITCVQSLRLLLMVLMLPLLTRGIRWLSARQFTPQPEFVA, from the coding sequence ATGACGCGCAGGCAAGTGATCGGATGGGTGGCTCTGCTGGCCTCGGTGCTTGTCGGCGCCCATCTACTCGATCGGGTGCACTTCCCGGCGCCGCAGATGATCCTGGCGATCCTTGTCGGCGGCGCGCTGGCGTTGACCGGGAACTTGCCGACCCCGCTGCCGCGCACGCTCACGATCGGCGTGCAGGGCATGCTCGGCGTGCTGATGGGTAGCTATCTGGAGATCTCGCTGCTGTCCAGCATCGGGCTCGCCCTGTTCCCCGTGCTCGCGGTGACGGTGGCGACGCTGGTGATCAGCCTGCTGGTCGCGGTGGTGTTCGCCCGCGTCGCGCACGTCGAATTGCCGACCGCGACCCTCGGCCTGCTGGCCGGCGGCTCCGCCGCGGTGGTGTCCTGCGCCGACGACATGGACGCCGACCCGCGGCAGGTCGCGTTCATGCAGTACCTGCGGGTCGCCCTGGTCGCGGTGAGCGCGCCCGCGCTCGGCGCGCTGCTGAACAACAACGCGGGCGGGCTCTCCACCACGCACGCCACCCTCGGCGCCGCCGTCACCAATCCCGACCTGCCGAGCTGGATGATCGTCGGGCGCGGCGATCAGGTGGCCGGGCTCTCCATCGCGATCATGCTCTGCATCGTCGGCACCAAACTGGGCAGGCGAGTACACCTGCCGAGCCCCGCGTTGATCGGGCCGATGGTGCTGACCGCGGTGTTGACCGCAGTCGGCGTCAGTCACGGCTACGCGCCGACGAACCTGTTCAAGGACCTGCTTTTCGTGCTCATCGGTTTCGAGGTGGGCACGCGCTTCACCAAGTCCGTGGTCACCGAGATGGCGCGGATGATTCCCGGGATGACGGTCACCATCGTCGCGCTCTCCGCCATCGTCGCCGGATTGGCTTTCGCCGTAGCGACTTTCGTCGACCTGGAGCTCTCCGACATCTACCTGGCCACCACGCCGGGCGGCATCAACGCCGTGCTGGCCACCGCCGAATCGATGGACGCGAACCTACCGCTGATCACCTGCGTGCAGAGCCTGCGGTTACTGCTGATGGTCCTGATGCTGCCGCTGCTGACCCGGGGCATCCGCTGGCTGTCCGCGCGGCAATTCACGCCGCAGCCCGAGTTCGTCGCCTGA
- a CDS encoding purine-cytosine permease family protein: MSSSTLHNSERHEAPFTLDEPAPKVLSFWDQSAFWANLGVSLIAFSGAYTVLAPNSDGAAQISIAAGILAMIVGTVVGGVMLGLAAVPGARTGKPAMVLLRGLFGAKLSYLPTVLNIAQLIGWGTFELIVIGDAADELFGGGPHWLYVVAAGALTTALTIWPLGSVRLLRRFVTVGVVIALVWFYIQFFRTGLPDLTANPGPHGSGPFGVDWNLFWIATDAALAVSISWVPVAADYTRHSRSTGSAFGAASGAYALTQIVAYILGLFALARATGDGQYSPFLQVTLGGLFFFIFVLREADQSFANVYSTAVSIQNLWPRLDRRVLSIGLGVLITLLALRLNMANYFGFLGLIGSVFVPLLGVLVADFFLRARGEWNTAADAPPRWGMVLAWLAGLAVYQLINPGDAGLWTDFWVRAQELLHFSKQAWMSASLLSFLAAVLVAWIFGRVAALRAAR, from the coding sequence ATGTCTTCATCGACCCTGCACAACTCCGAACGGCACGAAGCACCGTTCACCCTCGACGAGCCCGCCCCCAAGGTGCTCTCGTTCTGGGACCAGAGCGCATTCTGGGCAAATCTCGGCGTCAGCCTCATCGCGTTCTCCGGCGCGTACACCGTGCTCGCGCCGAACTCCGACGGCGCGGCCCAGATCTCGATCGCGGCGGGCATTCTCGCGATGATCGTCGGCACGGTCGTCGGCGGCGTCATGCTCGGTCTGGCCGCCGTGCCCGGCGCGCGCACCGGCAAACCCGCGATGGTGCTGCTGCGCGGTCTGTTCGGCGCGAAGCTGAGCTACCTGCCGACCGTGCTCAACATCGCCCAGCTGATCGGCTGGGGCACCTTCGAATTGATCGTCATCGGCGACGCGGCCGACGAACTGTTCGGCGGCGGCCCGCACTGGCTGTACGTGGTGGCCGCGGGCGCGCTCACCACCGCGCTGACCATCTGGCCGCTCGGGTCGGTCCGGCTCCTGCGCCGGTTCGTCACGGTCGGCGTGGTGATCGCGCTGGTGTGGTTCTACATCCAGTTCTTCCGCACCGGACTGCCCGATCTCACGGCCAACCCCGGCCCGCACGGCAGCGGCCCGTTCGGCGTCGACTGGAATCTGTTCTGGATCGCCACCGACGCGGCGCTGGCCGTCTCCATCTCCTGGGTGCCGGTGGCCGCCGACTACACCCGGCATTCGCGCAGCACCGGCAGCGCGTTCGGCGCGGCGAGCGGCGCCTACGCGCTGACCCAGATCGTGGCCTACATCCTCGGGCTGTTCGCGCTGGCCCGCGCGACCGGTGACGGGCAGTACTCGCCGTTCCTCCAGGTGACCCTGGGCGGACTGTTTTTCTTCATCTTTGTGCTGCGCGAAGCCGATCAGTCCTTCGCCAACGTGTACTCCACCGCGGTGTCCATCCAGAACCTGTGGCCGCGACTGGACCGGCGGGTGCTCTCTATCGGGCTCGGCGTGCTGATCACGTTGCTCGCGTTGCGGCTGAACATGGCGAACTACTTCGGCTTCCTCGGCCTGATCGGTTCGGTGTTCGTGCCGTTGCTCGGCGTGCTGGTCGCCGACTTCTTCCTGCGGGCCAGGGGCGAGTGGAACACCGCTGCCGACGCCCCGCCGCGCTGGGGCATGGTGCTCGCGTGGCTGGCCGGTCTCGCGGTCTACCAGCTGATCAACCCGGGTGACGCCGGGTTGTGGACCGATTTCTGGGTGCGCGCGCAGGAGCTGCTGCACTTCAGCAAGCAGGCGTGGATGAGCGCGTCGCTGCTGTCGTTCCTGGCCGCGGTGCTCGTGGCCTGGATATTCGGCCGGGTGGCGGCCCTGCGCGCGGCACGGTGA
- a CDS encoding DUF72 domain-containing protein, whose amino-acid sequence MGQIRIGTSGWVYPPWRGVFYPKGVPQKRELEYLSQRLNSVEINGSFYALQRPSSYRNWASMTPDDFVFAVKGSRFITHMKRLRDGDELLANFLASGLLALGPKLGPILWQLPPNFQFEPDVLDAFCAHLPRTTAAAARIAEHHDHRVDPAHVRTDADRPLRHALEVRHPSFVTPRCFELLAAHGVALVVADAAGKFPLIEERTADFVYIRLHGHDELYVSGYTDAGLDMWAEKIRAWSVHHDVYCYFDNDAKVMAPRDALALRDRLIDAHPR is encoded by the coding sequence ATGGGCCAGATCCGGATCGGCACGTCGGGGTGGGTGTACCCGCCCTGGCGCGGTGTCTTCTATCCCAAGGGCGTGCCGCAGAAGCGCGAGCTCGAGTACCTTTCGCAGCGGTTGAACAGCGTCGAGATCAACGGGTCTTTCTATGCGCTGCAACGCCCTTCGAGCTATCGGAACTGGGCGAGCATGACCCCGGACGACTTCGTGTTCGCGGTGAAGGGCAGCCGATTCATCACCCATATGAAGCGGTTGCGCGACGGCGACGAGCTGCTGGCGAACTTCCTCGCGTCCGGCCTGCTCGCCCTCGGTCCGAAACTGGGTCCGATCCTCTGGCAGCTGCCGCCGAACTTCCAGTTCGAGCCGGACGTGCTCGACGCCTTCTGCGCTCATCTCCCGCGCACCACCGCGGCGGCCGCGCGGATCGCCGAGCACCATGACCACCGGGTGGACCCCGCGCACGTGCGCACCGATGCCGACCGTCCGCTGCGGCACGCGCTGGAGGTGCGCCACCCCAGCTTCGTCACCCCGCGCTGCTTCGAGTTGCTGGCCGCGCACGGGGTCGCCCTCGTCGTCGCCGACGCCGCGGGCAAGTTCCCGCTGATCGAGGAACGCACCGCCGACTTCGTCTACATCCGCCTGCACGGCCACGACGAGCTCTACGTCAGCGGCTATACCGACGCCGGCCTGGACATGTGGGCCGAGAAGATCCGCGCCTGGTCGGTCCACCACGACGTGTACTGCTATTTCGACAACGACGCCAAGGTCATGGCGCCGCGGGACGCGCTGGCGCTACGCGACCGGCTGATCGACGCGCACCCCCGCTGA
- a CDS encoding cystathionine beta-synthase encodes MRIADHVVDLIGNTPLVRLNSVIEPTAGLLAAKIEYLNPGGSSKDRIAVKMIEAAEQSGQLRPGGTIVEPTSGNTGVGLALVAQQRGYHCVFVCPDKVSEDKRNVLRAYGAEVVVCPTAVAPEDPASYYSVSNRLVQEIDGAWKPDQYSNPGGPESHYETTGPEIWRDTEGKITHFVAGVGTGGTISGTGRYLKEVSGGKVKIIGADPEGSVYSGGTGRPYLVEGVGEDFWPSAYDPAIPDEIIAVSDADSFDMTRRLAREEGLLVGGSCGMAVVAAIEVARRDPDAVVVVLLPDGGRGYLSKIFNDKWMASYGFLRERLDGSTAEPLVGDVLRGKSGALPDLVHTHPSETLRDAIEILREYGVSQMPVVGAEPPVMAGEVAGSVSERDLLSAVFEGRAHLTDSVSQHMSASFPLIGAGEPISAATKALSDTDALMVVEEGKPVGVITRHDLLGFLNA; translated from the coding sequence ATGCGCATCGCCGACCATGTCGTGGACCTCATCGGCAACACGCCGTTGGTCCGGTTGAACTCCGTCATCGAACCGACCGCGGGATTGCTCGCCGCCAAGATCGAATACCTGAACCCGGGCGGCAGCTCCAAGGACCGGATCGCGGTGAAGATGATCGAGGCCGCCGAGCAGTCCGGTCAGCTGCGACCCGGCGGCACCATCGTCGAGCCCACCTCCGGCAACACCGGTGTCGGTCTCGCGCTGGTCGCCCAGCAGCGCGGCTACCACTGTGTTTTCGTCTGCCCGGACAAGGTCAGCGAGGACAAGCGCAACGTGCTGCGCGCCTACGGCGCCGAGGTCGTGGTGTGCCCGACCGCGGTCGCGCCCGAGGACCCGGCCAGCTACTACAGCGTCTCGAACCGCCTGGTCCAGGAGATCGACGGGGCGTGGAAGCCGGACCAGTACTCCAACCCGGGCGGCCCGGAGAGCCACTACGAGACCACCGGTCCGGAGATCTGGCGCGACACCGAGGGCAAGATCACCCACTTCGTCGCGGGCGTGGGCACCGGCGGCACGATCAGCGGCACCGGTCGCTACCTCAAGGAGGTCTCGGGCGGCAAGGTGAAGATCATCGGCGCCGACCCCGAGGGCTCGGTCTACTCCGGTGGCACCGGCCGGCCCTACCTGGTCGAGGGCGTCGGCGAGGATTTCTGGCCCTCGGCCTACGACCCGGCCATTCCGGACGAGATCATCGCGGTCTCCGACGCCGATTCGTTCGACATGACCCGACGCCTGGCCCGCGAGGAAGGGCTGCTGGTCGGCGGCTCGTGCGGCATGGCGGTGGTCGCGGCGATCGAGGTCGCGCGCCGCGACCCGGACGCGGTCGTGGTGGTGCTGCTGCCCGACGGCGGCCGCGGCTACCTGTCGAAGATCTTCAACGACAAGTGGATGGCCTCCTACGGCTTCCTGCGCGAACGCCTCGACGGCAGCACCGCCGAACCCCTGGTCGGCGATGTGCTGCGCGGCAAGTCGGGCGCTCTGCCGGACCTGGTGCACACCCACCCGTCGGAAACGCTGCGCGACGCCATCGAGATCCTGCGCGAATACGGCGTCTCGCAGATGCCCGTGGTCGGCGCCGAACCGCCGGTGATGGCGGGCGAGGTCGCGGGCAGCGTCTCGGAGCGGGATCTGCTGTCGGCGGTGTTCGAAGGCCGTGCGCACCTGACGGATTCGGTGTCCCAGCACATGAGCGCCTCGTTCCCGCTGATCGGTGCGGGTGAGCCGATCTCCGCCGCCACCAAGGCGCTCTCGGACACCGACGCCCTGATGGTCGTCGAGGAGGGCAAGCCGGTCGGCGTCATCACCCGGCACGATCTGCTCGGCTTCCTGAACGCCTAG
- a CDS encoding SGNH/GDSL hydrolase family protein: protein MNAPRIGWRTAAVTGAATVLAGSGAGTAWWAAYRLLTAQAGTARGVIGRDTSKPPEADGIYTAGCLEPEPWRAGKHADLHLMIFGDSTAAGVGCRVADEVPGVRLARGLALATNRRIRLSTKAISGATSKGLSGQVDAMFVAGPPPDAAVILIGANDITKKHSVRASARRLAAAVARLRRADAVVVVGTCPNLGTVTAIPQPLRTVVHNWSLRLARAQTLATTAAGGLPVPMGYLLAPEFRAQPELLFAEDGFHPSAAGYELAAAQLLPVLLEALGEPTPGAGSPRRDVDSTRTRE, encoded by the coding sequence GTGAACGCACCTCGGATCGGCTGGCGGACAGCCGCGGTCACGGGTGCCGCGACCGTGCTGGCCGGTTCCGGCGCGGGCACCGCGTGGTGGGCCGCGTATCGACTGCTGACGGCGCAGGCGGGCACCGCGCGCGGCGTGATCGGCCGCGACACCTCGAAACCGCCTGAGGCGGACGGCATCTACACCGCGGGCTGCCTGGAGCCGGAGCCGTGGCGCGCGGGCAAGCACGCCGACCTGCACCTGATGATCTTCGGTGATTCCACCGCGGCGGGGGTCGGCTGCCGAGTCGCCGACGAGGTGCCCGGCGTGCGGCTGGCCCGCGGCCTCGCCCTGGCCACGAATCGGCGAATCCGGTTGAGCACCAAGGCGATCTCGGGCGCCACCTCGAAGGGGTTGTCCGGACAGGTGGACGCGATGTTCGTGGCGGGACCGCCGCCGGACGCCGCGGTCATCCTGATCGGCGCCAACGACATCACCAAGAAGCATTCCGTGCGCGCCTCGGCCCGCAGGCTGGCCGCCGCGGTCGCCCGGTTGCGCAGGGCCGATGCCGTGGTCGTGGTCGGCACCTGTCCCAATCTCGGTACGGTGACCGCGATTCCGCAGCCGCTGCGCACGGTCGTGCACAACTGGAGCCTGCGGCTGGCGCGGGCGCAGACCCTGGCCACCACCGCGGCGGGCGGGCTCCCGGTGCCGATGGGGTATCTGCTCGCGCCGGAATTCCGGGCGCAACCGGAGTTGCTGTTCGCCGAGGACGGTTTCCACCCATCAGCGGCGGGCTACGAACTGGCCGCGGCACAGTTGCTTCCGGTCCTGCTCGAGGCGCTCGGCGAGCCGACCCCGGGTGCTGGTTCCCCGCGACGCGACGTAGATTCGACAAGAACCCGCGAGTAA
- a CDS encoding acetyl-CoA C-acetyltransferase → MPEAVIVSTARSPIGRAAKGSLVDMRPDDLTTQIVRAALDKVPALDPNQIDDLILGCGSPGGESGFNIARIVAVQLGYDLVPGTTVHRYCASSLQSTRMAFHAIKAGEGEVFISAGVETVSRYKNGSADSWPNTQNELFADAQARTAKTAEGGAGAWHDPRQDGLIPDAYIAMGQTAENVASFTGITREEQDRWGVRSQNRAEEAIKNGFFEREITPITLPDGTVVSKDDGPRAGVTYEAVSQLKPVFRPDGTVTAGNCCPLNDGAAALVIMSDTKAKELGLTPLARIVSTGVSGLSPEIMGLGPIEACKRALALAGKTIDDIDLVEINEAFAVQVLGSARELKIDEDKLNVSGGAIALGHPFGMTGARITTTLLNNLQTYDKQFGLETMCVGGGQGMAMVIERLS, encoded by the coding sequence ATGCCTGAGGCTGTCATCGTCTCGACTGCCCGTTCCCCGATCGGCCGGGCGGCCAAGGGATCGCTGGTCGACATGCGGCCCGACGACCTGACCACCCAGATCGTCCGCGCGGCACTCGACAAGGTGCCCGCTCTGGACCCCAACCAGATCGATGACCTGATTCTCGGCTGCGGTTCGCCGGGTGGCGAGTCCGGTTTCAACATCGCCCGCATCGTGGCCGTGCAGCTGGGTTACGACCTGGTGCCGGGCACCACCGTGCACCGCTACTGCGCCTCGTCGCTGCAGTCCACCCGGATGGCCTTCCACGCCATCAAGGCGGGCGAGGGCGAGGTGTTCATCTCCGCGGGCGTCGAGACCGTGTCCCGCTACAAGAACGGTTCCGCCGACAGCTGGCCGAACACGCAGAACGAGCTGTTCGCCGACGCGCAGGCGCGCACCGCGAAGACCGCGGAGGGCGGCGCGGGCGCGTGGCACGATCCGCGCCAGGACGGCCTGATCCCGGACGCGTACATCGCGATGGGCCAGACCGCCGAGAACGTCGCCAGCTTCACCGGCATCACCAGGGAAGAGCAGGACCGCTGGGGCGTCCGGTCGCAGAACCGGGCCGAGGAAGCGATCAAGAACGGCTTCTTCGAGCGCGAGATCACCCCGATCACGCTGCCCGACGGCACCGTCGTTTCGAAGGACGACGGCCCGCGTGCCGGGGTCACCTACGAGGCGGTCAGCCAGCTGAAGCCGGTCTTCCGCCCGGACGGCACCGTCACCGCGGGCAACTGCTGCCCGCTCAACGACGGCGCGGCCGCGCTGGTCATCATGAGCGATACCAAGGCCAAGGAGCTCGGTCTGACCCCGCTGGCCCGCATCGTATCCACCGGTGTGTCCGGCCTGTCGCCCGAGATCATGGGCCTCGGCCCGATCGAGGCGTGCAAGCGCGCACTCGCGTTGGCGGGCAAGACGATCGACGACATCGACCTGGTCGAGATCAACGAGGCGTTCGCGGTGCAGGTGCTCGGCTCGGCCCGCGAGCTGAAGATCGACGAGGACAAGCTGAACGTCTCCGGCGGCGCGATCGCGCTCGGCCACCCGTTCGGCATGACCGGCGCCCGCATCACCACCACGCTGCTGAACAACCTGCAGACCTACGACAAGCAGTTCGGTCTGGAGACCATGTGCGTCGGCGGCGGCCAGGGCATGGCGATGGTCATCGAGCGCTTGAGCTGA
- a CDS encoding Bax inhibitor-1/YccA family protein → MRTTSNPVFRNLPRQEGGGYANFGSGVAGAGQLGQQFGNQYGQQYQQPQPYQQAPAGARAMTIDDVVTKTAITLGVLALSAIISYGLTNANTSLAPLFVIGGGLVGLVLVLIASFANKMDNPVLVLSYAVFEGLFVGALSFMFTNIEFGGVGGSAMIAQAVLGTFGVFAGMLVVYKTGAIRVTPRFTRMIVGAMIGVLVLALGNLIASFFISGGLGLRDGGPLAIVFSLVVIAIAAFSFLLDFDAADQLIRAQAPEKAAWGVALGLAVTLVWLYIEILRLLSYFQRD, encoded by the coding sequence GTGCGTACCACGAGCAATCCGGTTTTCAGAAACCTGCCTCGGCAAGAGGGCGGTGGCTACGCCAACTTCGGGTCGGGCGTCGCCGGCGCGGGACAGTTGGGTCAGCAGTTCGGTAACCAGTACGGACAGCAGTACCAGCAGCCCCAGCCCTACCAGCAGGCGCCTGCGGGCGCCAGGGCGATGACCATCGACGACGTGGTCACCAAGACCGCCATCACGCTGGGCGTGCTCGCCCTGTCGGCGATCATCTCCTACGGCCTGACCAACGCGAACACCTCCCTCGCCCCGCTGTTCGTCATCGGCGGCGGTCTGGTCGGCCTGGTGCTGGTGCTCATCGCGTCGTTCGCCAACAAGATGGACAACCCGGTCCTCGTGCTCTCCTACGCGGTGTTCGAGGGCCTGTTCGTCGGCGCGCTGTCGTTCATGTTCACCAACATCGAGTTCGGTGGCGTCGGCGGTAGCGCGATGATCGCGCAGGCGGTGCTCGGCACCTTCGGTGTGTTCGCCGGCATGCTGGTGGTCTACAAGACCGGTGCCATCCGGGTGACCCCGCGCTTCACCAGGATGATCGTCGGCGCGATGATCGGCGTGCTGGTGCTCGCGCTCGGCAACCTGATCGCGAGCTTCTTCATCTCCGGTGGCCTCGGCCTGCGCGACGGCGGCCCGCTCGCCATCGTGTTCAGCCTGGTCGTCATCGCGATCGCGGCGTTCAGCTTCCTGCTCGACTTCGATGCCGCCGACCAGCTCATCCGCGCCCAGGCGCCGGAGAAGGCTGCCTGGGGCGTCGCCCTCGGCCTGGCCGTCACCCTGGTGTGGCTCTACATCGAGATCCTCCGGCTGCTGAGCTACTTCCAGCGCGACTGA